A single Ischnura elegans chromosome 13 unlocalized genomic scaffold, ioIscEleg1.1 SUPER_13_unloc_2, whole genome shotgun sequence DNA region contains:
- the LOC124172725 gene encoding gastrula zinc finger protein XlCGF57.1-like — protein sequence MIDDWKITNNSTAEATGLSTRDEVLMETTSTSCMLKESNGRISLSHDSIAPAVSVTNSQSTAVTSHVGKGRNDVVEEDLEEGSAPHADNILSNLIPDDGPSYMKHIPASKNSENGATMNVVGGRGDALNITDSLRLIRISENRRSGIEAIREDQEDISNCQIKNPSSSYKSNEKLYHCFNCKCGFNAKNDLIKHMEIHFGDSNLYLNDESSMGKDESLTVPASSKDSNKSCESSTSETLKESKRKRQGPMQKVKTPVLKISGGMKEKETVGRVRSSGGDGKPNTKNKSSKSTSCARNLPNHTLGGTKGGPFNCSLCNKSFAVSSSLSSHMGMHTGRKQYPCTVCSKSFPRSSQLSSHMPTHTKEKPYSCYDCARSFSWKSDLVVHLRTHTGEKPFSCKICLKSFVRTSHLTSHMQMHSGERPHSCNYCSKSFTRRDRLILHLRSHTGEKPFPCDNCSKSFARKDRLILHMNTHTGEKPFSCKMCSKRYADSSNLYAHLRTHVEVKLV from the exons ATGATTGATGATTGGAAAATTACCAATAACTCCACGGCCGAGGCTACGG GGCTGTCTACTCGTGACGAAGTGCTGATGGAAACAACATCAACTTCATGTATGCTGAAGGAAAGTAATGGAAGGATCAGTCTTAGCCATGACTCTATTGCTCCGGCAGTCTCAGTGACTAACAGTCAGTCCACGGCTGTAACATCCCACGTAGGTAAAGGAAGGAATGATGTGGTAGAAGAAGATTTGGAAGAAGGCAGTGCTCCTCATGCTGATAACATATTGTCTAACTTAATTCCTGATGATGGACCCAGTTATATGAAACACATTCCAGCGTCTAAAAACAGTGAAAACGGAGCCACTATGAATGTTGTTGGGGGTAGAGGTGATGCACTGAATATCACAGATAGTCTTAGGTTAATCAGAATCAGTGAAAACAGAAGAAGTGGCATTGAGGCAATCAGGGAAGACCAAGAAGATATAAGTAATTGCCAGATCAAAAATCCTAGTAGTAGTTACAAATCAAACGAAAAGTTATATCATTGCTTCAACTGCAAATGTGGATTCAACGCAAAAAATGATCTGATCaaacacatggaaattcattttgGTGACAGCAATTTGTATCTTAATGATGAATCATCAATGGGAAAAGATGAGTCTTTAACAGTCCCTGCATCAAGTAAAGATAGTAATAAATCTTGTGAGTCATCCACCTCTGAGACATTAAAAGAGTCGAAAAGGAAAAGACAAGGGCCGATGCAAAAAGTAAAAACGCCTGTTTTAAAAATCTCTGGTGGAATGAAAGAGAAGGAAACCGTGGGACGAGTGAGAAGTTCTGGTGGAGATGGGAAACCAAACACAAAGAATAAGTCCTCAAAGTCCACCTCTTGTGCCAGAAACCTCCCAAATCACACTCTAGGAGGCACAAAAGGAGGGCCTTTCAATTGCAGTTTGTGCAATAAGTCTTTTGCTGTGAGTAGCAGTCTTAGCAGTCACATGGGTATGCACACAGGAAGAAAACAATATCCATGTACAGTATGCAGCAAGTCTTTCCCTAGGAGTTCTCAACTCTCTTCACACATGCCAACACacacaaaggagaaaccttattcatgTTATGACTGTGCAAGGTCTTTTTCTTGGAAGAGCGACCTCGTGGTACACTTGCGAACTCACACAGGAGAGAAACCATTCTCATGCAAGATATGTCTTAAATCTTTTGTTCGGACTTCTCATCTCACCAGCCATATGCAAATGCACTCTGGAGAGAGACCTCATTCGTGTAATTACTGTTCAAAGTCCTTCACAAGAAGGGACAGACTCATCCTACACTTGCGTTCCCACACTGGAGAGAAACCCTTTCCATGCGATAATTGCTCAAAGTCTTTTGCAAGAAAGGACAGACTCATCCTACACATGAAtacacacacaggagagaaacctTTTTCCTGCAAAATGTGTTCCAAAAGATATGCTGACAGTAGTAACCTTTACGCACACCTGCGTACACATGTAGAAGTGAAACTTGTTTAA